The sequence below is a genomic window from Brevibacillus laterosporus.
GGACGTGAACTTGACCACGTGATTAACATCGAGGTTCGCCGCGAGTTGTTAATTGAACGTTTAACTGGTCGCTGGATCTGCCCAACTTGCGCTGCGAGCTACCACACAGTGTTTAACCCACCTCAAGTGGATGGAATCTGTGATAAAGATGGCAGCAAGCTATTCCAACGAGATGATGACAAAGCAGAAGTGGTAACACAACGTCTAGATGTTAATATTTCTCAAGCTAACCTTTTGGCTGATTATTACTCTAGAGAGGGTATCTTGCGTACAATCAATGGAGAACAGGATATCGAAAAGGTGTTTGAAAATATTGCCACGTTATTGCGAGGGTAAGCGATAATGATTAATATAAAGTCAAGAGCTGAACTTGAAATTATGAGGGAAGCTGGCCGAATTGTCGCTTTAACTCATCAACAACTGGCAAACATCATAAAGCCGGGTGTTACTACAAAAGAACTTGATGAGCTGGCCGAAACTTTTATTCGCAGTCATAATGCGATTCCGTCGTTTAAGGGTTACGGTGGGTTTACAGGCAGTATCTGTGCCTCAGTCAATGAGGAACTCGTACATGGAATTCCAGGAAAACGGACATTGCAAGAAGGGGATATCATCAGCATAGATATAGGTGCTAAGTTCCAAGGTTATCATGGTGACTCAGCCTGGACCTATGCTGTTGGTAATATCTCTTTGGAGGATCAGCGCCTGATGCAAGTCACAGAAGAGTCCTTATATAAAGGTCTTGCGAAAGCAATTCCTGACGGACGCCTTTCTGATATCTCTCATGAGATTCAACTACATGCGGAAGCTGCTGGTTATTCAATTGTCCGCGAGTACGTGGGACATGGAATCGGTCAAAGTTTGCATGAAGATCCACAAATTCCTAATTATGGTTCTCCCAACAGAGGGCCAAGATTAAAGCCAGGAATGGTTTTAGCAATCGAGCCGATGGTGAATGCTGGCGAACGTTATGTCCGCACATTGGAGGACAATTGGACGGTCGTAACAGTGGATGGGAAAAAGTGCACGCACTATGAACACACCATCGCGATTACGGAAGATGGCTATGAGATCTTGACTAGACCCTAAATGAAGGTGAACTGGAAGATTGTCGTTCAACGTGTTGACGATAAGTTTGTTCAAGTAGCCGAGAAGTTTCTCGAGGCATTATAATGCCGAACTCATGGTCTGACTGTATAAACAGTTGAAAGGAGACTAACCAATGGCCAAAGACGACGTAATTGAAGTAGAAGGTACCGTCATCGAACCATTGCCAAACGCAATGTTCCGTGTTGAATTGGAAAATGGACATAAAGTATTGGCACATGTATCTGGAAAAATTCGAATGCACTTCATTCGTATTCTTCCTGGAGACAAAGTAACTGTCGAACTATCGCCTTACGATTTAACTCGCGGGCGTATTACGTACCGTTACAAATAATTTTAACCCCTAGAAAAGGGAGGCAAGAACCATGAAAGTAAGACCGTCGGTAAAACCGATTTGCGAGAAATGCAAAGTTATCCGTCGCAAAGGTAACGTTATGGTTATTTGTGAAAATCCAAAACATAAGCAAAAACAAGGATAAACTCAAGGAGGTGCTTTAGAAGAATGGCACGTATTGCAGGCGTCGACTTGCCTCGTGAAAAACGAGTGGAAATCGCACTTACCTATATCTTCGGTATCGGTCGCTCTACTTCCCAACGCATTCTAGCGGAAGCTGGCGTAGATGCTAATGCTCGTGTTCGTGATTTGACTGAAGAAGAAGTTAACAAACTTCGTGAATTCATCGATAAGAACATCAAAGTTGAGGGTGACCTTCGTCGTGAGATCTCTCTTAACATCAAACGCTTGATGGAAATTGGCTGCTTCCGTGGTATCCGCCACCGTCGTGGATTGCCAGTTCGTGGTCAACGTTCTAAAACAAATGCTCGTACACGTAAAGGTCCTCGTCGTACAGTAGCGAACAAGAAGAAGTAAAGGAGGGTAAATTAACATGGCTAAAAGAAAACAAGTTGCGACTCGTACACGTCGTCGCGATCGTAAAAACGTTGAAGTTGGCGTAGCACATATCCGTTCTACATTCAACAACACTATCGTTACGATCACTGACCCTCATGGCAACGCAATCTCTTGGTCCAGTGCTGGTGCCCTCGGCTTCAGAGGTTCCCGTAAGAGCACTCCATTTGCAGCGCAAATGGCTGCTGAAACTGCAGCAAAAACTGCAATGGATCATGGAATGCGTTCTTTGGAAGTACTAGTTAAAGGTCCTGGTGCTGGTCGCGAGGCTGCTATCCGTTCATTGCAAGCTGCTGGTTTGGAAGTTAACATGATTAAAGATGTTACCCCAATCCCACACAACGGCTGCCGTCCACCAAAACGTCGCCGCGTGTAGTCGGGTTTATAAAGCTCAGAACTTGTCCATAATAGAATGGTAGATTCTGCTTTTTTGGCTTGACATGCATGCAAACGGTAAACCGCCGAAAGAAATTCCTGAGTGGGTCCCTAGGCCCACCCTTGAATTTCGACGTTTTGAAGGAGGGTTTGTTAAGAATGATAGAAATAGAAAAACCTAGAATTGAGGTTGTGGAGTTAGACGACGACAACTTGTACGGCAAATTCGTCGTTGAACCCCTTGAGCGTGGTTACGGTACAACCCTTGGCAATTCACTCAGACGGATTCTGCTGTCTTCTTTGCCAGGCGCGGCGGTCACTTCAGTTCAAATTGACGGTGTACTGCACGAATTCTCGACAATCGAAGGAGTCGTGGAGGACGTAACCGAAATCATCCTCAACATCAAGGGTCTTGCGCTTAAGATCCATTCTGATGAAGAAAAAATCCTTGAGATTGATGCAGAAGGCGAAGGCGTTGTGAAAGCAGGAGATATTCGTGCTGATAGTGATGTGGAGATTTTAAACCCTGATCTGCATATCGCAACGTTAGCAAATGGCGGTCGTCTGCATATTCGCATGACAGCAGGGCGCGGTCGTGGGTATGTTCAAGCAGATGGCAATAAATCTGAGGATCAACCAATTGGAGTTATTCCAATTGATTCCATTTATACACCAATCAAACGTGTTAACTATCAAGTTGAGAATACCCGTGTTGGGCAAATGACCAACTATGATAAATTAACATTGGAAGTTTGGACAAATGGAAGCATCCGCCCTGAGGAAGCTGTTAGCCTTGGAGCCAAAATCATGACGGAACATCTTAACTTATTTGTTGGTTTAACTGACGAAGCAAAAGATGCTGAAATCATGGTCGAGAAAGAAGAAGATAAGAAAGAAAAAGTCTTGGAGATGACTATCGAAGAGCTTGATCTTTCTGTTCGCTCTTACAACTGCTTGAAACGCGCTGGTATCAACACGGTTCAAGAGTTAACTCAGAAGTCTGAAGAAGATATGATGAAAGTTCGTAACTTGGGACGTAAATCTTTAGAAGAAGTTCAAGAAAAACTTCAAGAACTTGGTCTAGGACTGCGTAACGACGACTAAGAGCTTTTAGCATAGATATCTATACAGACGCTACTATCCACTCCATGTCTTGGGAGAGGGTCAAATCTGGTATGAAATGCTGATTGGAATTTAAGTCACAACATGCCAGAAAGAAGGAGGTTAGAACATGGCATACCGTAAACTGGGACGTCGTAGTGCGGCTCGTAAAGCTCTGTTCCGCGATTTGGTAACAGATCTTATCATCAACGAGCGCATTGAAACGACTGAAATGAAAGCGAAAGAACTACGTTCTATCGCTGATAAAATGGTCACTCTTGCAAAACGCGGTGATCTTCATGCACGTCGTCAAGTAGCTGCTTTCGTTCGTAACGAAATCGCTACTGAGGAAGGCAAAACAGCTGTTCAAAAACTTTTCGATGATATCGCACCACGTTTCGCTGAGCGTAATGGTGGATACACTCGTATCCTAAAGGTTGGTCCTCGCCGTGGCGATGCTGCACCAATGGCTTATATCGAATTAGTTGAATAGTAACTGGTTGCTAGAGAAAGGGTGAGGACAGGGTCTGGTTTTGCCGGGTTCTGATTCAACCCTTTTTTCTTTTATCCAGATATAGTTCCAAAAACATCTTGTAATATTGCCTGAACGAGGGATGTGAGGACTTTGAAGGAACAATCTAACATGATTCGGGCTAGTGCGCTTACCTTTCAATATCACTCGGATCAAGAAGAAACATCCCCCGTGGTAAGAGGTATAGACTTTTCTATTCAGGAAGGCTCTTTTGTTTCGATCATTGGACATAATGGCTCTGGCAAATCGACGTTAGCAAAGCTTATGAATGCTTTGTTGGTACCGACTGCAGGGGTACTGACGGTCACTGGATTTTCTACTAACGATGAGGAACGGTTATGGGACATCAGACAACAGGTAGGTATGGTGTTTCAAAATCCTGATAATCAAATCGTTGGTACGATTGTCGAGGATGACGTAGCCTTTGGGCTAGAGAATCTTGGGATTGATCCAAAAGAGATGCGTAAACGTATTGATGAATCCTTGGAGTCAGTTAAAATGACAGCTTACCTGAAAAGCCAACCGCAACGTCTGTCCGGTGGGCAGAAGCAGCGTATAGCGATTGCTGGAATTTTGGCCATGCGCCCATCCATTATTATTTTGGATGAAGCCACTGCCATGCTGGACCCACAAGGAAGAAAAGAGGTTATTCAATTGGTTCATCGATTGAATCGAGAAGAAGGCCTCACAATCGTAAATATTACGCATTTTCCTGAGGAGACATTAGAGTCTGATCGTATTATTGTGATGGATCAGGGGAAGATTTATGCAGATGGTGCCCCTGTTGAAGTGTATGCTGATGTAGAGGGGCTAAAATCTATTGGATTGGATGTTCCCTTTGCAGGAAGGCTACGTCACACCTTAGGACATCAAGGTATAAAACTTCCGGCTGTACTGGATCAAGAGGAGTTGGTTGACGAATTATGCAAATATCTTTTGAAAATGTGACCTATTTGTATGGAAAAGGGACTCCGTTTGAAAAAGAGGCACTTTCGCACATCTCCTTTACTATCCCATCAGGTTCGTTTGTAGGTATTATAGGTCAAACTGGTTCTGGAAAGTCGACTTTGATCCAGCATCTAAACGGTTTAATTAAGCCGTCAGAGGGAACTGTACAGGTCGGGGAGATAGTTATTACCCCTACAACGAAAAAAACGCGCGATTTGCGCCGTCAGGTGGGTCTCGTGTTCCAATATCCGGAACATCAACTTTTTGAAGAAACCGTACTTAAAGATGTTATGTATGGTCCATTAAATTATGAATTACCCGAACAAATGGCTTATCAAAGGGCACAAGAATCGCTTGAAATAGTGGGACTTTCCTTCGATGAAGTTAAGGATCGCTCTCCTTTCCATTTAAGTGGGGGACAGATGCGCCGAGTTGCGATTGCAGGGGTATTG
It includes:
- a CDS encoding adenylate kinase, whose translation is MNIILMGLPGAGKGTQAERIVENFNIPHISTGDMFRAAIKNQTPLGIEAKSFMDKGNLVPDEITIGIVRERLSKDDCAKGFLLDGFPRTVPQAEALSSMLKELGRELDHVINIEVRRELLIERLTGRWICPTCAASYHTVFNPPQVDGICDKDGSKLFQRDDDKAEVVTQRLDVNISQANLLADYYSREGILRTINGEQDIEKVFENIATLLRG
- the map gene encoding type I methionyl aminopeptidase; the protein is MINIKSRAELEIMREAGRIVALTHQQLANIIKPGVTTKELDELAETFIRSHNAIPSFKGYGGFTGSICASVNEELVHGIPGKRTLQEGDIISIDIGAKFQGYHGDSAWTYAVGNISLEDQRLMQVTEESLYKGLAKAIPDGRLSDISHEIQLHAEAAGYSIVREYVGHGIGQSLHEDPQIPNYGSPNRGPRLKPGMVLAIEPMVNAGERYVRTLEDNWTVVTVDGKKCTHYEHTIAITEDGYEILTRP
- a CDS encoding translation initiation factor IF-1 — its product is MAKDDVIEVEGTVIEPLPNAMFRVELENGHKVLAHVSGKIRMHFIRILPGDKVTVELSPYDLTRGRITYRYK
- a CDS encoding 50S ribosomal protein L36 is translated as MKVRPSVKPICEKCKVIRRKGNVMVICENPKHKQKQG
- a CDS encoding 30S ribosomal protein S13 translates to MARIAGVDLPREKRVEIALTYIFGIGRSTSQRILAEAGVDANARVRDLTEEEVNKLREFIDKNIKVEGDLRREISLNIKRLMEIGCFRGIRHRRGLPVRGQRSKTNARTRKGPRRTVANKKK
- a CDS encoding 30S ribosomal protein S11, giving the protein MAKRKQVATRTRRRDRKNVEVGVAHIRSTFNNTIVTITDPHGNAISWSSAGALGFRGSRKSTPFAAQMAAETAAKTAMDHGMRSLEVLVKGPGAGREAAIRSLQAAGLEVNMIKDVTPIPHNGCRPPKRRRV
- a CDS encoding DNA-directed RNA polymerase subunit alpha; protein product: MIEIEKPRIEVVELDDDNLYGKFVVEPLERGYGTTLGNSLRRILLSSLPGAAVTSVQIDGVLHEFSTIEGVVEDVTEIILNIKGLALKIHSDEEKILEIDAEGEGVVKAGDIRADSDVEILNPDLHIATLANGGRLHIRMTAGRGRGYVQADGNKSEDQPIGVIPIDSIYTPIKRVNYQVENTRVGQMTNYDKLTLEVWTNGSIRPEEAVSLGAKIMTEHLNLFVGLTDEAKDAEIMVEKEEDKKEKVLEMTIEELDLSVRSYNCLKRAGINTVQELTQKSEEDMMKVRNLGRKSLEEVQEKLQELGLGLRNDD
- a CDS encoding 50S ribosomal protein L17, which gives rise to MAYRKLGRRSAARKALFRDLVTDLIINERIETTEMKAKELRSIADKMVTLAKRGDLHARRQVAAFVRNEIATEEGKTAVQKLFDDIAPRFAERNGGYTRILKVGPRRGDAAPMAYIELVE
- a CDS encoding energy-coupling factor transporter ATPase, whose amino-acid sequence is MRTLKEQSNMIRASALTFQYHSDQEETSPVVRGIDFSIQEGSFVSIIGHNGSGKSTLAKLMNALLVPTAGVLTVTGFSTNDEERLWDIRQQVGMVFQNPDNQIVGTIVEDDVAFGLENLGIDPKEMRKRIDESLESVKMTAYLKSQPQRLSGGQKQRIAIAGILAMRPSIIILDEATAMLDPQGRKEVIQLVHRLNREEGLTIVNITHFPEETLESDRIIVMDQGKIYADGAPVEVYADVEGLKSIGLDVPFAGRLRHTLGHQGIKLPAVLDQEELVDELCKYLLKM
- a CDS encoding energy-coupling factor transporter ATPase, with product MQISFENVTYLYGKGTPFEKEALSHISFTIPSGSFVGIIGQTGSGKSTLIQHLNGLIKPSEGTVQVGEIVITPTTKKTRDLRRQVGLVFQYPEHQLFEETVLKDVMYGPLNYELPEQMAYQRAQESLEIVGLSFDEVKDRSPFHLSGGQMRRVAIAGVLAMQPKVLVLDEPTAGLDPAGRKAILEGIYQIHREQKLTTLLVTHSMEEAARYADYLLVLAKGKIAMEGTPADIFGEQAALQELALDVPETVSFLHRLNEKLPHNNRLPLSLYKEEDLSSYLVDLFNQGKEDVQ